In Dromiciops gliroides isolate mDroGli1 chromosome 4, mDroGli1.pri, whole genome shotgun sequence, one DNA window encodes the following:
- the CLDN7 gene encoding claudin-7 — MANSGLQLLGFTMAALGWVGLIACTAIPQWQISSYAGDNIITAQAMYKGLWMECVSQSTGLISCKMYDSVLALPASMQATRALMVVSLVLGFLAMMVAAMGMKCTRCGGDDKVKKARIAMTGGIVFIVAGLAALVACSWYGHQIVTDFYNPLVPMNTKYEFGSAIFIGWAGSALVVLGGALLSCSCPGSESKAGYRAPRSYPKSNSAKEYV; from the exons atggcaaactcaggtcttcagctGTTGGGGTTCACCATGGCCGCTCTAGGGTGGGTGGGATTGATAGCCTGCACCGCGATCCCTCAGTGGCAGATCAGCTCCTATGCGGGGGACAACATCATTACTGCCCAGGCGATGTACAAGGGGCTATGGATGGAATGCGTCAGCCAGAGCACGGGCCTCATCAGCTGCAAGATGTACGACTCAGTTCTCGCTCTGCCCG CTTCCATGCAGGCTACCAGGGCCCTAATGGTGGTATCCCTGGTTTTGGGCTTTCTGGCCATGATGGTGGCTGCCATGGGCATGAAGTGTACACGATGTGGGGGTGATGACAAGGTGAAGAAGGCTCGAATTGCCATGACAGGCGGTATAGTCTTCATTGTGGCTG GTCTTGCTGCCCTTGTTGCTTGTTCCTGGTATGGCCACCAGATTGTAACAGATTTTTATAACCCATTGGTTCCTATGAATACGAA GTATGAATTTGGTTCTGCCATTTTCATCGGCTGGGCTGGCTCTGCCCTGGTTGTCTTGGGGGGTGCACTCCTCTCTTGCTCTTGCCCAGGTAGTGAGAGCAAAGCAGGGTACCGAGCCCCACGCTCCTACCCCAAGTCTAATTCTGCTAAGGAATATGTCTGA